One Xyrauchen texanus isolate HMW12.3.18 chromosome 44, RBS_HiC_50CHRs, whole genome shotgun sequence DNA segment encodes these proteins:
- the LOC127636363 gene encoding olfactory receptor 6N1-like, which translates to MSNVNFTGKNVDSFIITGFDHLQNLKFLGFLILITYMLILLGNGINLCIILTDRRLHKPMYILICNLAVVDIMFSSTCSTTMISVLLADIKTVSYYSCISRMYLFHLCNITECMALSLMALDRLLAIRLPLGYHSIVTNSRTVQLILLTWLISFIVMGFVASVVDGLPYCQPVIRYVFCDYPSIVRAACVNPEPYFFFPTMLNLLLICGLFPFILCTYAVLAYSVTKLSNNSSKKQMINTCLSHLIVLFSFFAPKLVSNLLTRIGVVLNLTERNAILIVASLVPLLINPTVYSIRTKEIRKRLAGVFLCKKVIPIHQ; encoded by the coding sequence atgtcaaatgtaaatttcACTGGGAAAAATGTAGACAGCTTTATAATTACTGGATTTGATCACCTGCAGAACCTAAAATTCCTCGGATTCCTTATTTTAATTACCTACATGCTCATATTGCTTGGGAACGGCATCAATCTGTGCATCATTTTGACGGACAGACGTTTACACAAACCAATGTACATATTAATCTGTAACTTAGCTGTTGTCGACATAATGTTCTCCTCTACCTGCAGCACAACCATGATTTCAGTGCTTCTGGCTGACATTAAAACAGTTTCATATTACTCTTGTATTTCAAGGATGTACTTATTTCATCTGTGTAATATCACAGAGTGCATGGCTCTCTCTTTGATGGCATTAGACCGACTTCTTGCGATTAGACTTCCGTTAGGGTATCACAGCATTGTAACAAATTCACGAACAGTTCAGCTTATTTTGCTGACTTGGCTCATTAGTTTCATTGTAATGGGGTTTGTAGCATCTGTGGTAGATGGTCTTCCATACTGCCAGCCTGTCATCAGATATGTGTTTTGTGATTATCCTTCTATAGTCAGAGCTGCTTGTGTCAACCCTGAACCCTATTTTTTCTTTCCAACAATGCTTAACCTGTTGTTGATTTGTGGACTGTTCCCATTTATTCTGTGCACTTATGCTGTGCTGGCATATAGTGTGACCAAACTCTCCAACAACTCAAGCAAAAAGCAAATGATAAACACATGTTTGAGTCACctcattgttttgttcagtttttttgCTCCAAAACTTGTCTCTAACTTACTTACTCGAATAGGAGTTGTGCTAAATTTAACAGAGCGAAATGCAATATTGATTGTTGCCTCCCTTGTTCCTTTACTAATAAACCCCACTGTATATTCCATCAGGACTAAAGAGATCAGGAAACGATTAGCAGGtgtatttttgtgtaaaaaagTTATACCAATTCATCAATAA